A single Pseudochaenichthys georgianus chromosome 10, fPseGeo1.2, whole genome shotgun sequence DNA region contains:
- the LOC117453788 gene encoding LOW QUALITY PROTEIN: elongation factor 1-gamma-like (The sequence of the model RefSeq protein was modified relative to this genomic sequence to represent the inferred CDS: inserted 6 bases in 5 codons; deleted 1 base in 1 codon), producing MAAGTLYTYPENWRAFKAQIAAQYSGARLKVASNSPAFTFGQTNRTLAFLNNFPLGKVPAYQGDDGFCLFESNAIAHYLSNEALRGATPQAAAQVLQWVSFADSEIIPPASAWVFPTLGIMQFNKQATEQAKEDVKRTLAVLNHHLNTRTFLVGERISLADISVACSILWLFKQVLEPSFRQPYPNVTRWFVTCVXQPEFKTVLGDVKLCEKMAQFDSKKFSEMQPKKETPPKKXRRQERCSQAQEKKKKEEKKPAEEEEMDDCDAVLASEPKTKDPFAHLAKSTFVMDEFKRKYSNEETLKVAIPHFWEHXDTEGYSIWYCEYKFAKELEEPFKSLNLMGVCYQRLDKLRKNXFGSVLLFGTKNDSTISGVWVFXGQELVFPLSPDWQIDYESYDWRKLDPSSEECKTMVKEYFAWEGDFKHVGKPFNQGKVFK from the exons ATGGCGGCAGGG ACTCTGTACACATACCCAGAGAACTGGCGGGCCTTCAAGGCCCAAATTGCAGCCCAGTACAGCGGGGCTCGCCTCAAAGTCGCCAGCAACTCCCCTGCCTTCACCTTCGGCCAGACAAACCGGACCCTTGCCTTCCTCAACAACTTCCCCCTGGGCAAG GTACCTGCCTACCAGGGAGATGACGGTTTCTGTCTGTTCGAGAGTAATGCCATTGCTCACTACT TGAGCAATGAGGCCCTGCGTGGTGCCACTCCCCAGGCCGCAGCCCAGGTGCTGCAGTGGGTCAGCTTTGCTGACTCAGAGATCATCCCACCAGCCAGCGCATGGGTCTTCCCAACTCTGGGAATCATGCAGTTCAACAAGCAG GCCACAGAGCAGGCCAAGGAGGATGTGAAGAGGACCCTTGCAGTGCTGAACCACCACCTGAACACGCGCACCTTCCTGGTGGGCGAGAGGATCAGCCTGGCTGACATCAGTGTGGCCTGCTCCATTCTCTGGCTCTTCAAACAG GTGCTTGAGCCCTCTTTCCGTCAGCCTTACCCTAATGTGACTCGCTGGTTCGTCACCTGTG ACCAGCCAGAGTTCAAGACAGTCCTTGGAGATGTAAAGCTGTGTGAAAAGATGGCCCAGTTTGATT CCAAGAAGTTTTCTGAGATGCAGCCAAAGAAAGAGACTCCTCCTAAAAA GAGAAGGCAGGAAAGATGCAGCCAAGCccaggagaagaagaaaaaggaaGAGAAGAAGCCTGCTGAAGAAGAGGAAATGGACGACTGTGATGCTGTTTTGGCTTCTGAG CCCAAAACCAAGGACCCCTTTGCACACTTGGCAAAGAG CACATTTGTTATGGATGAGTTCAAGAGAAAGTATTCCAATGAGGAAACCCTGAAAGTAGCCATTCCCCACTTCTGGGAGC TGGACACTGAGGGGTACTCCATCTGGTACTGCGAGTACAAATTTGCTAAGGAGCTTGAAGAACCCTTCAAAAG TCTTAATCTGATGGGG GTATGTTACCAGCGCCTGGACAAACTCAGAAAGA GCTTTGGCAGTGTCCTCTTGTTTGGCACCAAGAACGACAGCACCATCTCAGGCGTCTGGGTCT AGGGCCAGGAACTTGTCTTCCCT CTGTCTCCAGACTGGCAAATCGACTACGAATCATATGACTGGCGTAAGCTTGATCCCAGCAGCGAGGAGTGCAAGACCATGGTAAAGGAGTACTTTGCCTGGGAGGGAGACTTCAAGCATGTGGGTAAGCCTTTCAACCAGGGCAAGGTCTTCAAGTGA
- the polr2g gene encoding DNA-directed RNA polymerase II subunit RPB7: MFYHISLEHEILLHPRYFGPNLLNTVKQKLFTEVEGTCTGKYGFVIAVTTIDNIGAGVIQPGRGFVLYPVKYKAIVFRPFKGEVVDAVVTQVNKVGLFTEIGPMSCFISRHSIPSEMEFDPNSNPPCYKTTDEDIVIQQDDEIRLKIVGTRVDKNDIFAIGSLMDDYLGLVS; this comes from the exons ATGTTTTACCAT ATTTCTTTGGAGCATGAAATCTTACTACACCCGAGGTACTTTGGCCCTAACCTCCTCAACACCGTGAAGCAGAAGCTTTTTACAGAAGTGGAGGGAACCTGCACTGGCAA GTATGGCTTTGTCATCGCAGTTACTACCATCGACAACATCGGGGCGGGTGTAATCCAGCCGGGGAGAGGGTTTGTCCTCTACCCCGTCAAATACAAGGCCATCGTGTTCCGCCCATTCAAAGGGGAGGTGGTGGATGCTGTGGTCACTCAGGTTAACAAG GTTGGATTGTTCACAGAAATTGGTCCCATGTCCTGCTTTATCTCTCGCCAT TCCATCCCCTCAGAAATGGAGTTTGACCCAAACTCCAATCCTCCTTGTTATAAGACAACTGATGAG GACATTGTAATCCAACAAGATGATGAGATCCGGCTGAAGATTGTGGGAACAAGGGTTGACAAGAACGACATT TTCGCAATTGGATCTCTTATGGATGATTATCTGG GTCTTGTCAGCTGA
- the LOC117453786 gene encoding uncharacterized protein encodes MASNLVWKLCRPPVFRQLASLRSGAEIRHFSSSDPPPENISRYPVPYRKDLPHDIVDLMEEVESKGGFLPNVFKVLSHRPAEFRAFFSYYNELMNKETGGLTKADRELIVVATSVHNKCLYCVVSHSALHRIYSKKPTLSDQVIVNYENAELSARERAMLDFAMAVCRCDTITEQHFQSLEDVGFDREDAWDISAITAFFAMSNRLAHLTDMRPNSEFYNLGRMPRDKNKDKGNVKGE; translated from the exons ATGGCGAGTAACCTCGTCTGGAAGTTATGTCGTCCCCCTGTGTTTAGACAGCTG GCCTCTCTTCGGTCTGGAGCTGAAATCCGACATTTCTCCAGCAGCGATCCGCCACCGGAGAATATCAGTCGGTATCCAGTTCCTTACAGGAAAGACCTTCCTCATGATATAGTGGATCTTATGGAGGAAGTTGAGTCAAAG GGAGGCTTTTTGCCCAATGTCTTTAAAGTCCTCTCTCATAGACCAGCAGAGTTCAGAGCCTTCTTCAGTTACTACAATGAACTAATGAACAAAGAGACag GCGGATTGACCAAGGCAGACCGTGAGCTAATTGTTGTCGCTACCAGTGTCCACAACAAGTGTCTTTACTGTGTGGTATCCCACAGTGCATTGCATCGCATTTACTCTAAGAAGCCCACTCTTTCCGATCAG GTGATTGTTAACTATGAGAATGCAGAGCTGTCTGCTCGGGAGCGGGCCATGCTAGACTTTGCGATGGCTGTGTGTCGCTGTGACACCATTACAGAGCAGCATTTCCAGTCTTTGGAGGACGTGGGCTTTGACCGTGAGGATGCGTGGGACATTTCTGCCATCACTGCTTTCTTTGCCATGTCCAACCGTCTCGCCCACCTCACCGACATGAGGCCTAACTCAGAGTTTTATAACCTGGGACGTATGCCAAGGGACAAGAACAAGGACAAAGGGAATGTAAAAGGAGAGTAG